A genome region from Microbacterium sp. CGR2 includes the following:
- a CDS encoding ABC transporter ATP-binding protein — MITLDGVRRQYSSEVAIGPVDLRIPAGGITALIGPNGAGKSTLLTMIGRLNGMDAGAIEIAGLDVASTKSKDLAKVVSILRQENHFVTRLTVRQLVGFGRFPHSQGRLNRADEEIVSRAIDFLDLGSLEGRYLDELSGGQRQRAYVAMVLAQDTEFVLLDEPLNNLDMRHAVQMMKHLRRAAEELGRTIVIVLHDINFAGHYADHICAMKDGAVVEFGSPAEIMTDEVLTRVFETPVRVVDGPSGPLAVYY; from the coding sequence GTGATCACACTCGACGGCGTTCGCCGGCAGTACAGCAGTGAAGTCGCGATCGGCCCGGTCGATCTGCGGATACCCGCCGGCGGCATCACCGCGCTCATCGGTCCGAACGGCGCGGGCAAGTCGACCCTGCTCACGATGATCGGGCGCCTGAACGGGATGGATGCCGGTGCCATCGAGATCGCGGGCCTCGACGTCGCCTCGACGAAGTCGAAGGACCTGGCGAAAGTCGTGTCGATCCTGCGGCAGGAGAATCACTTCGTCACGCGGTTGACGGTTCGCCAGCTCGTCGGGTTCGGAAGGTTTCCGCATTCGCAGGGGCGGCTGAACCGGGCCGACGAGGAGATCGTGAGTCGAGCGATCGACTTCCTCGACCTCGGTTCGCTGGAAGGGCGCTATCTGGATGAGCTTTCCGGCGGGCAGCGTCAACGCGCCTACGTGGCGATGGTGCTCGCGCAGGACACCGAGTTCGTCCTGCTCGACGAGCCGCTGAACAACCTCGACATGCGGCACGCGGTGCAGATGATGAAACACCTGCGCCGCGCTGCGGAGGAGCTCGGACGCACCATCGTCATCGTGCTCCACGACATCAACTTCGCGGGGCATTACGCCGATCACATCTGCGCGATGAAGGACGGTGCCGTGGTGGAGTTCGGTTCACCGGCCGAGATCATGACGGACGAGGTCCTCACGCGGGTGTTCGAGACACCGGTACGCGTGGTCGACGGCCCGTCCGGGCCGCTGGCGGTGTACTACTGA
- a CDS encoding DUF3329 domain-containing protein, which translates to MSRRALRTSVTVGLLILGVVIGLIFENVWLGLAIAALVWLAWFLGYESRRGNNAGVNDEDHGIEL; encoded by the coding sequence ATGTCCCGCCGCGCGCTCCGCACCTCCGTCACCGTCGGCCTGCTGATCCTCGGCGTGGTGATCGGGCTGATCTTCGAGAACGTGTGGCTCGGGCTGGCGATCGCTGCCCTGGTCTGGCTCGCCTGGTTCCTCGGATACGAGTCGCGACGCGGCAACAACGCCGGGGTCAATGACGAAGACCACGGCATCGAACTCTGA
- a CDS encoding DNA-3-methyladenine glycosylase produces the protein MTLTAGPGAAEAAPTDAPLKTVYRPPHDLDLARTVGVLRRGGIDPTTVLDGSVIWRAVRTPLGAATLALRAIGGEVRVTAWGAGAAHALDVVPALCGADDDAADFDASKHPLIAESARRNPGLRLTRTGEVFDALACSILEQKVTAVQAFGAWRYLVSRFGERAPGPTPRPMFAPPAASVWRTIPSWSWHRAGVEPPQSKTIVRSAERGDRIEHAVRGAVDGPDRDRVLTSLPGVGVWTSAETRIRSLGDPDAVSVGDYHLAHEVGYVLTGSRTDDDGMLELLEPWVGQRQRVIRLIFASGVKEPRRGPRLAPENHRHR, from the coding sequence ATGACCCTGACAGCAGGCCCCGGAGCGGCCGAAGCCGCGCCGACGGATGCTCCGCTGAAGACGGTCTACCGCCCTCCGCACGACCTCGATCTCGCCCGCACCGTGGGCGTGCTCCGTCGCGGAGGCATCGACCCGACGACTGTGCTTGACGGTTCCGTCATCTGGCGCGCTGTACGAACTCCCCTCGGAGCCGCAACGCTGGCCTTGCGCGCGATCGGCGGTGAGGTCAGGGTGACGGCCTGGGGCGCAGGTGCCGCGCATGCGCTCGACGTCGTACCCGCCCTATGCGGCGCAGACGATGATGCGGCTGATTTCGACGCGTCGAAGCATCCGCTCATCGCCGAGTCGGCGCGGCGCAACCCCGGACTCCGGCTGACCCGCACGGGGGAGGTGTTCGACGCGCTCGCGTGCTCGATCCTCGAACAGAAGGTCACCGCAGTGCAGGCCTTCGGGGCGTGGCGCTACCTCGTCTCGAGGTTCGGGGAACGCGCGCCAGGGCCGACCCCGCGACCGATGTTCGCTCCACCCGCGGCATCCGTCTGGCGGACGATCCCCTCCTGGTCCTGGCACCGCGCGGGCGTGGAACCGCCCCAGTCGAAGACCATCGTGCGGTCCGCGGAACGCGGTGATCGCATCGAGCATGCCGTGCGCGGAGCCGTCGACGGTCCTGATCGCGACCGGGTGCTCACCAGTCTTCCCGGCGTCGGCGTGTGGACCTCCGCCGAGACCCGAATACGCTCCCTTGGCGACCCCGATGCCGTGAGCGTCGGCGACTATCACCTCGCACACGAGGTCGGTTACGTGCTCACCGGCTCGCGCACTGACGACGACGGCATGCTGGAGCTTCTGGAACCGTGGGTCGGGCAGCGACAGCGTGTCATCCGTCTGATCTTCGCCAGCGGAGTGAAGGAGCCCCGTCGAGGACCGCGTCTGGCCCCGGAGAATCACCGCCACCGGTGA
- a CDS encoding winged helix-turn-helix domain-containing protein: MSNIALLERPSTTTSARPVRTPQPEGSAPLSNAGADLPAVRSPRGFALYVGLDEVKAAEAGVSLPLLVDALRRTLAELAPGAETHATVALAPHGSGGRDLDVVRLALQEPGAIARTKAAAEEEITEEEIGVTVDISRKRVLIDGESAAFTYKEFELLQYLVLREGRTIERSELVSALWQAQDDETPGERTIDVHVRRLRAKLGRYEDIVRTVRGIGYRFDRHADVVIRYGHGTPSPDRF, from the coding sequence ATGTCGAACATCGCACTTCTCGAGCGTCCCTCCACCACCACGTCCGCTCGCCCCGTCCGCACGCCGCAGCCCGAGGGTTCCGCCCCGCTGAGCAACGCGGGCGCCGACCTGCCCGCCGTCCGCTCGCCGCGCGGCTTCGCCCTCTACGTCGGTCTCGACGAAGTCAAGGCCGCGGAGGCAGGAGTGAGCCTCCCCCTTCTCGTCGACGCCCTGCGCCGCACCCTCGCCGAGCTCGCCCCTGGTGCCGAGACACATGCCACGGTGGCGCTCGCCCCGCACGGCTCCGGTGGCCGCGATCTCGATGTCGTCCGCCTGGCGCTGCAGGAGCCGGGCGCCATCGCCCGCACAAAGGCGGCCGCCGAGGAGGAGATCACTGAAGAGGAGATCGGCGTCACCGTCGACATCTCCCGCAAGCGCGTGCTCATCGACGGCGAGTCGGCGGCGTTCACCTACAAGGAGTTCGAGCTGCTGCAGTACCTGGTGCTCCGCGAGGGACGAACCATCGAGCGCAGCGAGCTGGTCTCCGCACTCTGGCAGGCCCAGGACGACGAGACGCCCGGCGAACGCACGATCGACGTGCACGTGCGCCGCCTGCGCGCCAAGCTCGGCCGGTACGAAGACATCGTCCGCACGGTCCGGGGTATCGGCTACCGCTTCGATCGGCATGCCGACGTGGTCATCCGCTACGGCCACGGCACCCCCTCGCCCGACCGCTTCTGA
- a CDS encoding GNAT family N-acetyltransferase, which produces MTISTSVGGFLLTDEKDESRYTLMRDGKLVSVLDYRDDGRTIALTRAFTVPTFRGHGYAGKVVEGAVADIRRRGDRKVDAVCWYVADWFSAHPEQAGLLRSR; this is translated from the coding sequence ATGACGATCTCGACCAGCGTCGGCGGCTTCCTCCTGACCGATGAGAAAGATGAATCGCGCTACACCCTCATGCGAGACGGCAAGCTCGTCAGCGTCCTCGACTACCGCGACGACGGCCGCACCATCGCCCTGACGAGAGCGTTCACCGTCCCGACTTTCCGCGGCCACGGCTATGCGGGGAAGGTCGTGGAAGGTGCGGTGGCCGACATCCGGAGACGCGGGGACCGAAAGGTCGATGCCGTCTGCTGGTACGTCGCCGACTGGTTCTCCGCACACCCCGAGCAGGCGGGTCTGCTGCGCTCGCGCTGA
- a CDS encoding exonuclease SbcCD subunit D: protein MRILHTSDWHIGRTFHGNSTMDALTEVLGALTEQVRQNSVDVVLLAGDVFDSATPSGAAYTLLGDALVALHETGAHVIVTSGNHDSAARLGFQARLLRDGIHVLTDPLAIGTPVTIADGDGPVHFFGIPYLEPAIVRQHWPDGDAGGRQLRTQALTMAHAMDLVRAGMRENTGRSVAIAHCFAAGVDATVGLEREVRQGGLDVVPLSVFDGPDYVALGHIHGRQQISERVRYAGAPLHYSFGEQHKPRGSWLVDLDARGLASVEWLELPVPRRLVTLTGSLDEILAEAMVAEHAGDWVCAIYTDATPQAEPMRRLRASYPHCAMVQHQPGVAPDDSDRSYSRRLRDAVTDADRIEAFLEHVRAGRGPTDVESELIRAVLDERALAEALV, encoded by the coding sequence ATGCGAATCCTGCACACCTCCGACTGGCACATCGGTCGCACGTTCCATGGCAACTCGACCATGGACGCGCTGACCGAGGTGCTCGGCGCGCTCACGGAGCAGGTTCGGCAGAATTCGGTCGATGTGGTGTTGCTGGCGGGCGACGTCTTCGACTCGGCGACACCTTCGGGCGCGGCGTACACCCTGCTCGGCGATGCCCTGGTCGCGCTGCATGAGACCGGTGCCCACGTCATCGTGACGAGTGGCAACCACGATTCGGCGGCGCGCCTCGGCTTCCAGGCCCGGCTGCTGCGCGACGGCATCCATGTGCTGACCGACCCGCTGGCGATCGGCACGCCGGTGACCATCGCCGACGGCGACGGTCCGGTGCACTTCTTCGGCATTCCGTACCTTGAGCCGGCGATCGTACGCCAGCATTGGCCGGACGGAGATGCAGGCGGGCGTCAGTTGCGTACGCAGGCGCTGACCATGGCACACGCGATGGATCTCGTCCGTGCGGGCATGCGCGAGAACACGGGGCGGTCGGTTGCCATCGCTCACTGCTTCGCCGCCGGTGTCGATGCGACGGTGGGCCTCGAGCGCGAGGTGCGCCAGGGCGGCCTCGACGTCGTGCCGCTGAGCGTTTTCGATGGCCCCGACTACGTGGCTCTCGGTCACATCCACGGGCGCCAGCAGATCAGTGAGCGCGTGCGATACGCCGGGGCCCCGCTGCACTACAGCTTCGGCGAGCAGCACAAGCCACGCGGCTCCTGGCTGGTCGACCTCGACGCTCGCGGACTCGCGTCGGTCGAGTGGCTCGAACTGCCCGTCCCGCGCCGTCTCGTCACTCTCACGGGTTCGCTCGATGAGATCCTCGCTGAGGCGATGGTCGCCGAGCACGCCGGCGACTGGGTGTGCGCGATCTACACCGACGCGACCCCCCAGGCTGAACCGATGCGACGTCTCCGGGCGAGTTACCCGCACTGCGCCATGGTGCAGCATCAGCCCGGCGTCGCACCCGACGACAGCGATCGGTCGTACTCGCGGCGATTGCGAGATGCGGTCACCGACGCCGACCGCATCGAGGCATTTCTCGAGCACGTGCGAGCGGGCCGAGGTCCGACCGATGTCGAGAGCGAGCTGATCCGCGCCGTGCTCGACGAGCGTGCGCTCGCGGAGGCGCTCGTCTAA